TTTTTCAGCTAATTCACGATAGGATTTCTGGATAGATTCGTTCTTGAGTTCTTGAGCGGAAACATTATCTTTTTTCACCAAGTAATCATACATGAGATTCGTTGCTTCATCAAGTGCAGTAAAGTAGAGATAACCTTTAGAAGTTAGGTTTACACTTTCTGCTGGCAAGAAATCTTGCTTAATGTCGTATGCTTTATAGGTTTCGTAGTCTTCTTGGCTGAGGACTCCTGTTCTGTACATATTGTAAAGAACATCTTTGGAACGCTTGATACCCAGTTCCATATCCTCTTCGCTCTTCATCTCTCCAGTAGATTCATAAGGTGAGTAGGAGATAGGACTTTGTGGCAAGCCTGCTAAGAATGCTGCTTGTGGAATCGTTAGCTGATTGGCATCAACACCGAAAATACCCTTAGCTGCTTGTTGAGCTCCTGCGATATTTTGCCCCTTATTGTTACGACCAAATGGAGCGACGTTGAGATAGGTGGTCAAGATTTCGTCCTTACTCATTGCTCTCTCTAAGGCCAAGGCATCTACGATTTCAGTAGCTTTACGAGTTAGTGTAGGAGCATCCCCAACCACTTGTTGCTTGATGAGCTGCTGGGTTAGTGTCGATCCACCACTAGAAGAACCAAGTCCGATAAAATTTCCTAGACTGGCACGAATAACTGCTTTAGGAACGACCCCATTATGTTCGGCGAAATGTTCATCCTCGGTCGCAACGATAGCTTGTTTGAGATTTTCTGAAATAGCATCTGATGCGACAGATGTCCGAAGAAGGTCACTTTCGATAGCACCAATCATAGTTCCGTCAGCATAGCGAATCTCAGAGATGGATGAAATATCGTTCACTTGTTTGAGCAAATCTTCTGTTTGAGGAACGGTCACTTTGTCAAATAGAGATACAGCATAACCGAAAACAACCCCAGTTCCTAAAAGTCCACCAAGGAAGGCGATGATGAATAGGGTATTAAAGGTTGCCTTGATTCCTAGTAAGATATTAGCAAAGATAGTCCAAATATTCGTTTTGGTTTGCTTTTTCTTTTTAGACTTTTTAGGGCCACCTTTACCTAAATGTATATTTTTTAGTTTTGATTTTAGGGACTGAAGGAAAGCCAGTCCTTTTTCTTTCATAGATAATAATGTATTTTTCATTTCTTTCCTCACTCCTTATTATTATACCATAAAAGCAATGATTGCAAGAAATTAGTCTTGGACTAGCTTTAGAGCTGTTTAGGCAATAAAAAAACCAGGTATACTCAACCTGGTTTTAAGGGTTTATTTTTCTCCTGAAAGTTCTTTACCGAGATCAATCAAGTAGTCTTTCAAGTGGTCTTTAACTTGAGGATGTTTAAGGGCGTATTCGATGGAAGTTTTCATAAAGCCAAACTTGTCTCCAACGTCATAACGTGAACCTTTAAATTCGCGAGCGAATACACGTTGAGTTTTGTTAAGTGTATCGATAGCATCTGTTAGCTGGATTTCATTTCCGGCACCAGGTTTTTGATTTTCAAGAATACCAAAAATCTCAGGTGTGAGTAGGTAACGACCGATGATGGCAAGATCACTTGGAGCATCCTCAGGCGCTGGTTTTTCAACGAAAGTTTCAACACTGTAAAGTCCGTCTTTTCCTTCTCCTTGAGGAGCAATAACACCATAAGCAGAGACTTCTTCGTGTGGTACAGGCATTACAGCGATGGTAGAAGCATGAGTCTCTTCATAATCATTCATGAGCTGCTTGGTCAATGGGACAGCATTGTCATCAGTGATATCCATGAGGTCATCTCCGAGCATCACCACAAATGGTTCGTTTCCGACGAAAGCTTTGGCTTGTAAAACAGCATCTCCGAGTCCGCGTGGGTGTGTTTGACGGATGAAGTGAAGGCGCATGCCAGTCGTTTCATCCACTAATCTTAAGAGATCTGTTTTCCCTTTTTCCTTGAGGTTGTATTCTAGTTCAAAGTTTGAGTCAAAGTGGTCTTCAATCGAACGTTTTGACTTCCCTGTTACGACAAGAATATCCTCAATTCCAGACTTAAGAGCTTCTTCAACGATGAATTGAATGGTTGGTTTATCCACAATTGGCAACATTTCTTTGGCCAAGGCTTTGGTTGCTGGAAGGAAACGAGTTCCAAGCCCCGCGGCAGGGATAACAGCTTTTCTAACTTTTTGCTTCATGAGCTTCCTTTCTAACGGTGATTATGACCACTCGTTCTCTGCCTTGAACTCGTTACTCATGAGTTCAGAAACAGCATCTTTAATATTAACATTTTCATAAATAACTTGGTAGATAGCCTGAGTAATAGGCATATAAACTCCAAGCTCTTGCGCCAATTCGTAAGCGGCTTTGGTTGTTGAAATTCCTTCGATGACCATTCCCATGTTGGCTTCGATATCTGCCAAGGCTTCACCACGCCCAAGAGCATCACCTGCTCGCCAGTTGCGTGAGTGGACAGAAGTTCCGGTGACGATTAAATCCCCAACTCCAGAAAGACCACTGTAAGTTAATGGATTTGCTCCAAGCTTGACTCCTAGACGAGTGATTTCCGCAAGCCCGCGCGTGATAATAGCAGCCTTGGCATTGTCTCCAAATCCAAGTCCATGAAGGGCACCTGCACCAACAGCAATGATATTTTTAAGAGCACCAGCAGTTTCCACTCCAATCACATCTGTATTGGTATAAAGACGGAAGTAGTGGTTGCTAAAGAGTTTTTGGACATATTGAGCAGTTTGTAAATCTTTCGAAGCAGCAGTGATCAAGGTGATGTCGCGGACGATCGTTTCTTCCGCATGACTAGGACCAGATACAACCACAATTTCACTGCGTAACTCTTCAGGAATTTCTTCTTCAAGAATGGTTGAAAGACGTTTGTGACTATTTGGTTCAAGACCTTTCGAAGCATGCATGATGACGACTTTATGGTCAAGAACAGCAGCCACTTGTTGAGCTACCAGTCTGGTCACCTTAGTTGGGACTACGAACAAAACAGCGTCAACACCTTTCAAAACTTCTGCCAAATCATGATAGGCAACAATCTTTTCGTCTAATACAGTATCCTTAAAATAGCGTTTGTTGGTATGTTGTGTATTGATTTCGTCAATTTGGTCAGGAATATTTCCCCAGATACGT
The window above is part of the Streptococcus sp. Marseille-Q6470 genome. Proteins encoded here:
- the galU gene encoding UTP--glucose-1-phosphate uridylyltransferase GalU yields the protein MKQKVRKAVIPAAGLGTRFLPATKALAKEMLPIVDKPTIQFIVEEALKSGIEDILVVTGKSKRSIEDHFDSNFELEYNLKEKGKTDLLRLVDETTGMRLHFIRQTHPRGLGDAVLQAKAFVGNEPFVVMLGDDLMDITDDNAVPLTKQLMNDYEETHASTIAVMPVPHEEVSAYGVIAPQGEGKDGLYSVETFVEKPAPEDAPSDLAIIGRYLLTPEIFGILENQKPGAGNEIQLTDAIDTLNKTQRVFAREFKGSRYDVGDKFGFMKTSIEYALKHPQVKDHLKDYLIDLGKELSGEK
- a CDS encoding NAD(P)H-dependent glycerol-3-phosphate dehydrogenase, which encodes MNKQTIAVLGPGSWGTALSQVLNDNGHEVRIWGNIPDQIDEINTQHTNKRYFKDTVLDEKIVAYHDLAEVLKGVDAVLFVVPTKVTRLVAQQVAAVLDHKVVIMHASKGLEPNSHKRLSTILEEEIPEELRSEIVVVSGPSHAEETIVRDITLITAASKDLQTAQYVQKLFSNHYFRLYTNTDVIGVETAGALKNIIAVGAGALHGLGFGDNAKAAIITRGLAEITRLGVKLGANPLTYSGLSGVGDLIVTGTSVHSRNWRAGDALGRGEALADIEANMGMVIEGISTTKAAYELAQELGVYMPITQAIYQVIYENVNIKDAVSELMSNEFKAENEWS